A genomic segment from Drosophila miranda strain MSH22 chromosome 3, D.miranda_PacBio2.1, whole genome shotgun sequence encodes:
- the LOC108159464 gene encoding PDZ domain-containing protein GIPC3 yields the protein MPLFTRKTTKPGSAADNASQNSNNSDGGKGRASGGPATIQNNNNNNNNNNSSPDYSKPPLVFHCQLAHGSPTGLIHDFSSVRELYQKIAECFDISEQDILFCTLNSHKVDMARLLGGQIGLDDFIFAHRKGRPKEIEIVKSQEALGLTITDNGAGYAFIKRIKEDSIIDRIEHICVGDHIEKLDGQNMVGKRHYEVARMLKDIPTGDTFTLRLVEPVRSGFQGIGPRSQSRATGSAGGGRNYGSGKETLRFKANGNAQIEPQFDEATVAGIDAINNLLESFMGINDTELASQIWDLGDKKSNSMDFAESIDNSDLESFGFTDDFIIELWGAITDARRKTTTSPK from the coding sequence ATGCCACTCTTCACGAGGAAAACCACCAAGCCGGGATCTGCAGCAGATAATGCCTCAcagaacagcaacaacagtgATGGGGGGAAGGGGCGTGCCTCTGGCGGACCCGCCACCATTCagaacaacaataacaacaacaacaacaataacagcaGTCCCGACTACTCGAAGCCCCCACTGGTGTTCCACTGCCAGCTGGCCCACGGCAGCCCCACGGGGCTCATCCACGACTTCTCGAGCGTGCGGGAGCTGTACCAGAAGATCGCCGAGTGTTTCGACATCTCGGAGCAGGACATTCTTTTCTGTACGCTCAACTCGCACAAGGTGGACATGGCCCGGCTGTTGGGGGGCCAGATCGGGCTGGATGATTTCATATTCGCCCACCGCAAGGGCCGGCCGAAGGAGATCGAGATTGTCAAGTCGCAGGAGGCCCTCGGGCTGACCATCACCGACAATGGGGCCGGCTACGCCTTCATCAAGCGCATCAAGGAGGACTCGATCATCGACCGCATCGAGCACATCTGCGTGGGCGATCACATCGAGAAGCTTGATGGCCAGAATATGGTGGGCAAACGGCACTACGAGGTGGCTCGCATGCTCAAGGACATACCCACGGGCGATACCTTCACGCTGCGGCTGGTGGAGCCCGTGCGGAGCGGTTTCCAGGGCATTGGGCCGCGCAGCCAGTCCCGGGCCACGGGCAGCGCCGGCGGTGGACGAAACTACGGCAGCGGCAAGGAGACGCTCCGTTTCAAGGCCAACGGAAATGCACAGATCGAGCCACAGTTCGACGAGGCCACGGTGGCCGGGATCGATGCCATCAATAATCTGCTGGAGTCCTTCATGGGCATCAACGACACGGAGCTGGCGTCGCAAATCTGGGATTTGGGCGACAAAAAGTCCAACTCAATGGACTTTGCCGAGTCCATTGACAACTCAGACCTCGAGTCCTTTGGCTTCACCGACGACTTCATCATAGAGCTCTGGGGTGCTATAACGGATGCCCGCCGCAAGACCACGACCAGCCCCAAGTAG